One Mycolicibacter sp. MU0083 DNA window includes the following coding sequences:
- a CDS encoding thiolase family protein, with translation MRATVIVGAVRTPVGKRNGGLAGEHAADLSAIVLNELMERTGTDPDGVDDVIWGCVSQVGDQSSNVGRYAVLAAGWPEHVPATTVNRACGSSQQALDFAVQAVMSGQQDVVVAGGVEVMSRVPLGAARATGEPYGPKALARYDGFVFNQGIGAEMICEQWGFDRTQVDDYSARSHSRAAAAQDAGAFRDQIVPVATEGGVVDADEGIRRGTTVEKLAGLKPSFRDDGMIHAGNASQISDGAAALLVMSEEEAARRGLTPLVRYTAGAVTGADPVLMLTGPIPATAKVLKRAGLGIDDIGVFEVNEAFAPVPMAWLADTGADPARLNPLGGAIALGHPLGASGAVLMTRMIHHMRDNGIRYGLQTMCEGGGTANATIVELVG, from the coding sequence ATGCGAGCAACGGTGATCGTCGGGGCCGTCCGCACCCCCGTCGGCAAGCGCAACGGCGGACTGGCCGGCGAGCACGCCGCGGACCTGTCCGCGATCGTGCTCAACGAACTGATGGAGCGCACCGGCACCGACCCCGACGGCGTCGACGACGTGATCTGGGGCTGCGTCTCACAGGTCGGCGACCAGTCCTCCAACGTGGGCCGGTACGCGGTGCTGGCCGCCGGCTGGCCCGAGCACGTCCCGGCCACCACGGTCAACCGGGCCTGCGGCTCCAGCCAGCAGGCGCTGGATTTCGCCGTGCAGGCGGTGATGTCGGGTCAACAGGACGTGGTGGTCGCCGGTGGGGTGGAGGTGATGAGCCGGGTGCCGTTGGGGGCGGCCCGCGCCACCGGGGAACCCTACGGACCCAAAGCCCTTGCCCGCTATGACGGTTTCGTGTTCAACCAGGGCATCGGCGCCGAGATGATCTGCGAACAGTGGGGTTTCGACCGCACGCAGGTCGATGACTATTCCGCGCGTTCGCACTCCCGGGCCGCCGCCGCCCAGGACGCCGGGGCGTTCCGCGACCAGATCGTGCCGGTGGCCACCGAGGGCGGCGTGGTGGACGCCGACGAGGGCATCCGCCGAGGCACCACCGTGGAGAAGCTGGCCGGGCTCAAGCCATCGTTCCGCGACGACGGCATGATCCACGCCGGCAACGCCTCGCAGATCTCCGACGGCGCCGCAGCGCTTTTGGTGATGAGCGAGGAGGAGGCCGCCCGCCGCGGGCTGACCCCGCTGGTGCGCTACACTGCCGGCGCGGTGACCGGTGCCGACCCGGTGCTGATGCTCACCGGGCCGATCCCGGCCACCGCCAAGGTGCTCAAGCGTGCCGGACTGGGCATCGACGACATCGGGGTCTTCGAGGTCAACGAGGCGTTCGCGCCGGTGCCGATGGCGTGGCTGGCCGACACCGGTGCCGACCCCGCGCGGCTCAACCCGCTCGGCGGGGCGATCGCCCTGGGGCACCCGCTCGGGGCATCGGGGGCGGTGCTGATGACGCGGATGATCCACCACATGCGCGACAACGGGATTCGCTACGGCCTGCAGACCATGTGCGAGGGCGGCGGCACCGCCAACGCCACCATCGTCGAACTGGTCGGTTGA
- a CDS encoding acyl-CoA dehydrogenase family protein, giving the protein MRRDLFTDDHEAFRELARDFIEKHVVPEYPGWEKAGRMPREVFEHLGSLGMLGVAIPEEYGGGGTDDYRYNVVLQEEAARALVTLSTVRTQLEVILPYFLHYTNDEQRARWFPGMAAGKLLTAIAMTEPGTGSDLAGMRTTAVRDGDHYVLNGAKTFITGGIQADLVIVVARTSTDPDNRRAGLTLLVVEDGMPGFERGRELDKMGCKVQDTAELSFTDVRVPVANRLGEEGEAFRYLGHNLAQERLTVAVGSVAQARSALLATIDYVKERNVFGSPVASFQNTKFELAAVSTEIEAAQCLLDKAVAEHVEGVLSAADAARTKLFCTEMQARVIDRCLQLFGGYGYMMEYPIARLYTDARVARIYAGTSEVMKMIIAKSLGL; this is encoded by the coding sequence ATGCGCCGCGATCTGTTCACCGACGACCACGAAGCGTTCCGGGAACTGGCCCGTGACTTCATCGAGAAGCACGTGGTGCCCGAATACCCCGGCTGGGAGAAGGCCGGCCGGATGCCGCGGGAGGTCTTCGAGCACCTCGGTTCACTCGGGATGCTCGGCGTGGCGATCCCCGAGGAGTACGGCGGTGGCGGCACCGACGACTACCGCTACAACGTGGTGCTGCAGGAGGAAGCGGCGCGCGCCCTGGTCACGCTGTCCACGGTGCGGACCCAACTCGAGGTGATCCTGCCGTACTTCCTGCACTACACCAACGACGAACAGCGGGCGCGCTGGTTCCCCGGGATGGCCGCGGGCAAGCTGCTGACCGCGATCGCGATGACCGAACCCGGCACCGGATCGGACCTGGCCGGGATGCGCACCACCGCGGTGCGCGACGGCGATCACTACGTCCTCAACGGGGCCAAGACGTTCATCACCGGCGGCATCCAGGCCGACCTGGTGATCGTGGTGGCCCGCACCTCCACCGACCCCGACAACCGGCGGGCCGGGTTGACCCTGCTGGTGGTCGAGGACGGTATGCCCGGATTCGAGCGGGGCCGCGAACTGGACAAGATGGGCTGCAAGGTCCAGGACACCGCCGAGTTGTCCTTCACCGACGTCCGCGTCCCGGTGGCCAACCGGCTCGGCGAGGAGGGGGAGGCCTTCCGGTATCTGGGGCACAACCTGGCCCAGGAGCGGCTCACGGTGGCGGTCGGGTCGGTCGCCCAGGCCCGGTCGGCGCTGCTGGCCACCATCGACTACGTCAAAGAACGCAACGTGTTCGGTTCGCCGGTCGCGTCGTTCCAGAACACCAAGTTCGAACTCGCGGCGGTCTCCACCGAGATCGAGGCCGCCCAGTGCCTGCTCGACAAGGCGGTCGCCGAGCACGTCGAGGGTGTGCTCTCGGCTGCCGACGCCGCCCGCACCAAACTGTTCTGCACCGAGATGCAGGCGAGGGTCATCGACCGTTGCCTGCAGTTGTTCGGCGGTTACGGATACATGATGGAGTACCCGATCGCGCGGCTGTACACCGACGCCCGGGTGGCCCGGATCTATGCCGGGACCAGCGAAGTCATGAAGATGATCATCGCCAAGTCGCTCGGTCTGTAA